Proteins from a genomic interval of Pseudomonas paeninsulae:
- a CDS encoding class I SAM-dependent methyltransferase — translation MSDHPFAQADTDWLKLIGTARHWFNGPYGQLLLEDEQRLLEEELARFFGGYMVHYGPSARASPNAAQIQRSVRLGAPFSGVEIVCEEQAWPLTEYAADVVLLQHGLDFSLSPHGLLREAAHSVRPGGHLLVVGINPMSAWGVRHLFARDALRQARCIAPNRVSDWLHLLGFALEKRRFGCYRPPLASTAWQARLAPLEAWGDAWQSPGGGFYILVARKLVIGLRPLRQTQRAPMGKLVPMPVAKVSRRDSKR, via the coding sequence ATGTCCGATCATCCTTTCGCACAGGCCGATACCGATTGGCTCAAGCTCATCGGCACGGCGCGCCATTGGTTCAATGGGCCTTATGGGCAGTTGCTGCTGGAGGACGAGCAGCGCTTGCTCGAGGAAGAGCTGGCGCGCTTTTTTGGCGGCTACATGGTGCATTACGGCCCTTCCGCACGAGCCTCGCCGAATGCCGCGCAGATCCAGCGCAGCGTGCGGCTCGGCGCGCCTTTCAGCGGGGTGGAAATCGTCTGCGAGGAGCAGGCCTGGCCGCTGACCGAGTATGCCGCCGATGTCGTGTTGCTGCAGCATGGCCTGGACTTCAGTCTGTCGCCCCATGGTCTGTTGCGCGAGGCTGCCCACAGCGTTCGCCCAGGTGGCCATCTGCTGGTGGTCGGTATCAACCCGATGAGCGCCTGGGGCGTGCGTCACCTGTTCGCCCGTGATGCCTTGCGCCAGGCCCGCTGCATCGCACCCAATCGAGTCAGTGACTGGCTGCACCTGTTGGGCTTCGCGCTGGAGAAACGCCGCTTCGGGTGCTATCGTCCGCCGCTTGCTTCCACTGCCTGGCAGGCTCGTCTGGCTCCGCTGGAAGCCTGGGGCGACGCGTGGCAATCGCCAGGAGGCGGCTTCTATATATTAGTGGCGCGCAAGCTGGTGATCGGGTTGCGCCCGTTACGGCAAACGCAGCGAGCCCCCATGGGCAAGCTGGTGCCCATGCCGGTGGCCAAGGTCAGTCGCCGCGATTCGAAGCGGTAA
- the gloB gene encoding hydroxyacylglutathione hydrolase, which produces MIKIDALPAFSDNYIWLLQDLDQRRCAVVDPGDAAPVLAWLDSHPDWQLSDILITHHHPDHVGGIQPLKAATGARVLGPAQENIPARDLALRESDEIEVLGQRFRVIEVPGHTLGHIAYYQAEQHWLFCGDTLFAAGCGRLFEGTPAQMHDSLSRLAALPEQTQVYCTHEYTLSNLRFAQAVEPDNPQIAQRLQEVTAWRAEGRISLPSSLALECATNPFLRSAEEAVKARIDQHDGPQKRSPSEVFARLRAWKDNF; this is translated from the coding sequence ATGATAAAGATCGACGCCCTGCCCGCCTTCTCGGACAACTATATATGGTTGCTGCAAGACCTCGACCAGCGCCGCTGTGCGGTGGTCGACCCCGGTGATGCGGCGCCGGTGCTGGCCTGGCTGGATAGCCATCCGGACTGGCAATTGAGCGATATTCTGATCACCCACCATCACCCCGACCATGTGGGTGGTATCCAGCCGTTGAAAGCGGCCACTGGGGCACGCGTACTCGGCCCGGCGCAGGAAAATATCCCCGCGCGCGATCTGGCGTTGCGTGAAAGTGACGAGATCGAGGTCCTCGGTCAGCGCTTTCGCGTGATCGAGGTACCCGGTCATACCCTGGGACATATCGCCTATTACCAGGCAGAGCAGCACTGGCTGTTCTGTGGCGACACCCTGTTCGCCGCCGGCTGCGGTCGCCTGTTCGAAGGCACACCCGCGCAGATGCACGACTCGCTCAGCCGCCTGGCCGCCCTGCCCGAGCAAACCCAGGTGTACTGCACCCATGAATACACCTTGAGCAACCTGCGCTTTGCCCAGGCAGTCGAGCCAGACAATCCGCAGATCGCCCAACGCCTGCAGGAAGTAACCGCCTGGCGCGCCGAAGGCCGCATCAGCCTGCCCTCCAGCCTGGCCCTGGAATGCGCGACCAACCCCTTTTTGCGTAGCGCCGAAGAAGCGGTCAAGGCAAGGATTGACCAGCATGACGGCCCGCAAAAACGCTCGCCCAGCGAGGTTTTCGCGCGTCTGCGCGCATGGAAGGATAATTTCTAA
- a CDS encoding lytic transglycosylase domain-containing protein has translation MPLPPRKTLNLKALTLSAQALVVVFCVTLAGCQTTGKGLASDHGNDTDLTVGLEREPVWLTDSITTAEPEDIWQRVRDGYQMQDDIGINPRIEQQRLWFVSNPSFIEKSGERSSPYIHYIVERLAERNMPMELALLPMIESAYNPFAYSSANAVGLWQFIPSTGRYFNLRQTSWYDGRRDVMASTNAAMDYLSRLHEMFNGDWLLALAAYNAGEGRVSRAIERNQKLGLPTDYWNLPLPKETQNYVPKLLALSQVVMSPQAYGVDLEPIANEPYFEQVVLKRRMDLSRVAAMADLDEDELYQLNPAFKQRITLDGPPHLLVPTANAQLLTANLALMKPQDLVDWQQYSVRSGDSLSGIANRHHLTVSILKDINKLSNNHLRIGQVLSIPAQPGVTPKEPLFQTAAGRTATLRTYRVKNGDNLWQIAKTHQVSVKDVKRWNKITGNTLHAGQALALYDAQATTKTSNGPRGDVTYYKVRKGDSLYVIAKRFKVEMQHLQRWNPRTGSAIKPGQTLTLRLP, from the coding sequence ATGCCTTTACCTCCACGCAAGACCTTGAATTTAAAGGCATTGACACTAAGCGCCCAGGCGCTCGTGGTGGTGTTTTGTGTAACCCTGGCCGGCTGCCAGACCACGGGCAAAGGCCTCGCCAGTGATCACGGCAACGATACCGATCTTACCGTGGGCCTGGAGCGGGAGCCTGTATGGCTAACCGACAGCATCACCACGGCTGAGCCCGAGGATATTTGGCAGCGGGTCCGTGACGGTTATCAAATGCAGGATGATATTGGTATCAATCCTCGCATCGAACAGCAGCGCCTGTGGTTCGTCAGCAACCCCTCCTTTATCGAGAAATCCGGCGAGCGCAGCAGCCCCTATATCCATTACATCGTCGAACGCCTAGCCGAGCGCAATATGCCGATGGAGTTGGCGTTGCTGCCGATGATCGAAAGCGCCTACAACCCCTTCGCCTATTCCAGCGCCAATGCGGTCGGTTTATGGCAATTCATCCCCTCCACCGGCCGTTATTTCAACCTGCGCCAAACCAGTTGGTACGACGGCCGCCGCGATGTCATGGCCTCGACCAATGCCGCGATGGACTATCTGTCGCGCCTGCATGAAATGTTCAATGGCGACTGGCTGCTTGCCCTGGCTGCCTACAATGCCGGCGAAGGCCGCGTTAGCCGGGCCATCGAGCGCAATCAAAAACTCGGTCTGCCGACCGACTACTGGAATCTGCCACTGCCCAAAGAGACGCAGAATTACGTGCCCAAGTTGCTGGCCCTGTCACAGGTAGTGATGTCCCCACAAGCTTACGGCGTCGACCTCGAGCCGATTGCCAACGAGCCATATTTCGAGCAGGTCGTACTCAAGCGGCGCATGGACCTGTCCAGGGTCGCCGCCATGGCTGACCTGGATGAAGACGAGCTGTATCAGCTCAACCCCGCTTTTAAACAACGCATCACCCTGGACGGCCCGCCACATCTGCTGGTGCCGACCGCCAATGCGCAACTACTGACCGCCAACCTGGCGCTGATGAAACCACAGGACCTGGTCGACTGGCAGCAGTACAGCGTCCGCTCGGGCGACAGCCTCAGCGGTATCGCCAACCGCCACCACCTGACGGTCAGCATTCTTAAAGATATCAACAAGCTTTCCAACAACCACTTACGCATTGGCCAGGTGCTGAGCATACCCGCGCAACCCGGTGTCACGCCGAAAGAGCCGCTGTTTCAGACGGCCGCCGGTCGCACTGCCACGCTACGCACTTACCGGGTCAAAAATGGCGACAACCTCTGGCAAATCGCCAAGACCCATCAGGTTTCGGTCAAGGATGTAAAACGCTGGAACAAGATCACTGGCAATACCCTGCATGCCGGCCAGGCTCTGGCCTTATACGACGCTCAGGCGACAACGAAGACCAGCAACGGCCCGCGCGGCGACGTGACCTATTACAAAGTGCGCAAAGGCGATTCGTTATACGTGATAGCCAAACGCTTCAAGGTCGAGATGCAGCACCTGCAACGCTGGAACCCGCGTACGGGCAGCGCCATCAAGCCGGGGCAGACCCTGACCCTGCGTCTACCCTGA
- a CDS encoding HDOD domain-containing protein, producing MDTRSHGLQSWLDRLNEAELPALSAVVQDLQRLAQHEHSSVQQLADVLLRDASLTSKVLRVGNSAYYNPSQEPIKTISRAIVLIGFDNVRLISLSVSLIDGLLTRAPREQLQELLARSFHAAVQARNIAGYVLSRHAEEVFIAALLYHLGELAFWGCGGEQADELACALAQPGVDVEDAVRAVLGTSFRQLTQGLVKGWNIGEIASLAHNSVNHNDPAVRAVSLGARISEAALDGWDSPTMEAVVAEIATFIGVSPQEAMQQVLASADEAVKVAATFGASQLCRLIPNTDPEQIRLQQEQRKARLLQPNLQLLQQALQDLGLLASRRGDLGLILDTLLKGLHQGAGLERVMLLVLADGQSCFRAKRVVGEGTEGWMSDFLLPVEQREQPHIFSYVLRNKEALWMGVPASYSLNELVTQPIRQRLGQGMFFIAPLLAGSRQIGVLYADNRISGRALRHEQFVAFQRFTQLTQRCLEALIKRD from the coding sequence TTGGATACACGTAGCCACGGTCTGCAGTCATGGCTTGATCGTCTGAATGAGGCCGAATTGCCTGCCCTGAGCGCTGTAGTGCAGGATCTACAACGCTTGGCGCAACACGAACATTCGTCTGTGCAGCAACTGGCGGACGTCCTGCTTCGCGATGCATCACTGACGTCCAAGGTGCTGCGTGTCGGTAATAGCGCCTATTACAACCCTTCGCAAGAACCCATCAAGACGATCTCGCGGGCCATCGTACTGATCGGCTTTGACAATGTTCGCCTGATTAGTCTCTCCGTGAGCCTTATCGATGGTTTGCTTACCCGCGCTCCGCGCGAGCAGTTGCAGGAGTTGCTGGCGCGGTCGTTTCACGCGGCCGTACAGGCACGCAATATTGCCGGTTATGTGCTGTCAAGGCATGCGGAGGAGGTCTTCATCGCGGCTTTGCTCTATCACCTGGGTGAGCTGGCCTTCTGGGGGTGTGGCGGTGAACAGGCGGACGAACTGGCCTGTGCCTTGGCTCAGCCTGGCGTCGATGTTGAGGACGCGGTGCGTGCGGTGCTTGGCACCAGCTTCCGCCAACTGACGCAGGGCTTGGTGAAAGGCTGGAACATCGGCGAGATCGCCAGTTTGGCGCATAACAGTGTCAACCATAACGACCCGGCGGTACGTGCGGTCAGTCTGGGCGCACGGATCAGTGAGGCGGCGTTGGATGGTTGGGACTCGCCGACGATGGAGGCCGTGGTCGCCGAGATAGCGACTTTTATCGGGGTCAGCCCGCAAGAGGCCATGCAGCAGGTATTGGCCAGTGCCGATGAGGCGGTCAAGGTGGCCGCGACCTTTGGCGCCAGTCAGCTCTGTCGCCTGATCCCCAATACCGATCCCGAGCAAATCCGTTTGCAGCAGGAGCAGCGCAAGGCGCGGCTGTTGCAACCCAATCTGCAGTTGCTGCAACAAGCCTTACAGGATCTGGGTTTGCTGGCGTCTCGCCGCGGCGATCTCGGCTTGATTCTCGATACCCTGCTCAAAGGCCTGCATCAGGGCGCAGGGCTGGAGCGGGTAATGTTGCTGGTGCTGGCCGATGGGCAGAGTTGCTTCCGGGCCAAGCGGGTGGTGGGCGAAGGTACCGAGGGCTGGATGAGCGATTTCCTCCTGCCTGTCGAGCAGCGCGAGCAGCCGCATATCTTCAGCTACGTGCTGCGCAATAAAGAAGCTTTGTGGATGGGCGTACCGGCCAGCTACAGCCTCAACGAACTGGTGACCCAGCCAATTCGTCAGCGGCTGGGTCAGGGCATGTTTTTTATCGCCCCATTATTGGCCGGCAGTCGTCAGATTGGCGTGCTCTATGCTGACAATCGGATTTCCGGACGCGCCTTGAGGCATGAGCAGTTTGTCGCATTTCAGCGCTTTACTCAGCTCACCCAGCGCTGTCTGGAGGCGCTGATCAAGCGCGATTGA
- the rnhA gene encoding ribonuclease HI — MNEQIEIYTDGACKGNPGVGGWGALMIFKGVEKELWGGEAETTNNRMELTAAIRALAELKRACDVRLVTDSQYVMQGIQDWMPNWKKRGWKTAAKQPVKNADLWRELDEQVNRHTVTWQWVRGHTGDPGNERADQLANRGVEEVRGLQRA; from the coding sequence ATGAATGAACAAATTGAGATTTATACCGATGGTGCCTGCAAGGGCAATCCCGGCGTCGGTGGCTGGGGCGCGTTGATGATTTTCAAGGGCGTGGAAAAAGAGCTTTGGGGCGGTGAGGCCGAGACCACTAATAACCGCATGGAACTGACCGCGGCGATTCGCGCCCTGGCCGAGTTGAAGCGGGCTTGCGATGTGCGCCTGGTGACCGACTCGCAGTACGTCATGCAAGGTATCCAGGACTGGATGCCGAATTGGAAGAAACGCGGCTGGAAAACCGCCGCCAAGCAGCCGGTGAAGAATGCCGATCTGTGGCGCGAGTTGGACGAACAGGTCAATCGGCACACCGTGACCTGGCAGTGGGTGCGTGGCCATACCGGCGATCCCGGCAACGAACGTGCCGACCAGCTGGCCAACCGTGGCGTCGAAGAAGTGAGAGGGCTGCAACGTGCGTAG